In one window of Gossypium hirsutum isolate 1008001.06 chromosome A01, Gossypium_hirsutum_v2.1, whole genome shotgun sequence DNA:
- the LOC107917461 gene encoding mitogen-activated protein kinase kinase 9: protein MSLVKHRLQLSLQLTLPEVKNCKPIMNASQEVADLLHLEKLCVLGHGNYGTVYKVRHRQTSAIYALKILRGGDPSHEIKIMHSTDSPFIIECLGTYESVSGEKAIVMKYMDAGTLDTLVKANGPFSESSISHIAYQVLSGLNYLHAFNIVHLDIKPSNLLVDQSMNVKICDFGVSKIIRENESPEFWDIYVGTYAYMSPERLDSNGYNSRYVLASDIWSLGVTLLEFYVGHFPFLPTGEKPNWMQLVLLMRFGDAPSLPKEASEDFRSFINCCLQKEPSKRWTASQLLSHPFVCMNSRFQE from the coding sequence ATGTCTCTAGTTAAGCATAGACTTCAACTTAGTCTCCAGCTTACTCTTCCAGAAGTCAAGAATTGTAAGCCGATAATGAACGCAAGCCAAGAAGTAGCTGATCTTCTTCATTTGGAAAAGCTTTGTGTTTTAGGCCATGGTAACTATGGCACCGTTTACAAGGTGCGCCACAGGCAAACTTCAGCAATCTATGCTCTGAAAATTCTACGTGGCGGGGACCCTTCCCATGAAATCAAAATCATGCATTCGACAGACTCTCCTTTCATCATCGAATGCCTTGGAACCTATGAATCAGTCTCAGGTGAAAAAGCAATTGTGATGAAGTATATGGATGCGGGAACACTTGATACACTTGTTAAAGCAAATGGTCCTTTCTCCGAATCCTCAATTTCCCACATCGCCTATCAAGTCCTTAGTGGCCTCAATTACCTTCATGCCTTCAATATTGTTCATTTGGATATTAAGCCTTCGAATCTGTTGGTGGACCAAAGCATGAATGTGAAAATTTGTGATTTTGGTGTAAGCAAGATAATAAGAGAGAATGAATCACCGGAGTTTTGGGATATCTATGTGGGTACCTATGCTTATATGAGTCCGGAAAGATTGGACTCCAATGGTTACAATTCTAGGTATGTGTTGGCTTCTGATATTTGGAGCTTGGGTGTAACTTTATTGGAGTTTTATGTAGGCCATTTCCCATTTCTCCCAACAGGAGAAAAGCCCAACTGGATGCAGCTAGTGCTGCTTATGCGCTTTGGAGATGCTCCAAGCTTGCCCAAAGAAGCATCGGAGGATTTCAGGAGCTTTATCAATTGCTGCTTGCAAAAGGAACCTAGCAAGAGATGGACCGCTTCGCAACTTCTTTCACATCCTTTCGTTTGCATGAATTCCAGATTCCAGGAGTAA
- the LOC107917463 gene encoding uncharacterized protein produces MAVLDMGSTKAPEEDGFQGLFYQKCWHIIGDEVTNFCLHLLNGDMETLVNQFKRVIGKCIDATQSTFVPERLISNNVLLACKTLNTLKQKKMGKKDLMAVKLDMSKAYDRFKWEFIKQLMIQMGFANRWVEAIMQCVTTVSYLVVMNGHRGEKFQQTRGLRQGNKVSIWNDRRVQGMESLERHNRSDSMQLEFVLDLIDSMTRKWKEELINNTFHPEVARTILQIPLSESVHEDFQVGGANQQRNTQSVAPINYYKLLI; encoded by the exons ATGGCAGTGCTCGACATGGGTTCTACGAAGGCTCCAGAAGAAGATGGATTTCAAGGACTATTTTATCAGAAATGTTGGCACATTATTGGAGATGAAGTTACCAATTTCTGCTTACATCTTTTAAACGGTGATATGGAG ACTCTTGTGAACCAATTTAAAAGAGTGATCGGAAAATGTATAGATGCTACGCAAAGCACTTTTGTGCCAGAAAGACTAATATCTAACAACGTGCTATTAGCCTGTAAAACCCTGAATACATTGAAGCAGAAAAAAATGGGGAAGAAAGATTTAATGGCAGTTAAACTCGATATGAGCAAAGCTTATGATAGGTTCAAATGGGAATTTATAAAGCAGCTGATGATTCAAATGGGTTTTGCAAATAGATGGGTAGAGGCCATTATGCAATGTGTTACCACTGTTTCTTATTTAGTGGTCATGAACGGACATCGAGGAGAGAAATTTCAACAGACCAGAGGACTTCGTCAAG GGAACAAAGTATCCATCTGGAATGATCGACGAGTCCAAGGAATGGAATCACTGGAAAGGCACAACAGGTCAGATAGTATGCAACTAGAATTTGTTTTGGATCTTATTGATAGTATGACTAGGAAATGGAAGGAAGAGCTGATCAACAATACCTTTCACCCGGAGGTTGCTCGCACAATCCTACAGATCCCACTATCGGAATCAGTGCACGAGGACTTCCAAGTTGGAGGGGCGAACCAACAGAGGAATACTCAGTCCGTAGcacctataaactattacaaattGCTAATCTGA